The Acidobacteriota bacterium genome has a segment encoding these proteins:
- a CDS encoding 1-deoxy-D-xylulose-5-phosphate synthase codes for MEYKLLARIDSPEDLKGLSIEELPLLCGEIRDYLIRTIRSVGGHFATNLGVVELTTALHYVYNTPRDRLVWDVGHQSYPHKILTGRRDRLHTIRRLGGLSGFCSAKESEYDVFGAGHASTAIAAAMGIAAARDLQRESYRVIAVVGDGALTGGLAYEGLNNAGISGRNITVVLNDNKMSISPNVGAINRYLTLLTTSPTYTKTKEEILALVKKIPAVGGSVEHLARRLDEHFKTLIVPGGLFEALGFKYYGPIDGHDVALLARTLQNIRDAKGPVLLHVLTVKGKGDKEAEAKPVEFHGISPIPPKDAPAKPEDPAKASWSEVFGRSLAAYAREHPDIVAVTAAMREGTGLDFFDAEHPDKFFDVGIAEAYAVTFAGGLAREGMRPVVAIYSTFLQRAYDQVIHDIALQELPVVFCLDRAGLVGADGPTHHGALDLSYLRLVPGMTIAVPRDGDELHDLLETAVRWTEGPFALRFPRGSTRAPDYARPRRRIPVGSWEGLHEGEDIVLLAVGTMVETALKVREKLAEEGFSAGVANARFVKPLDEKFLNRAADRCRLVVTLEENALKGGFGEAVLQHLNDHPRRDGVHVETFGLPDRFIEHGTRDETLGLAGLAPEAVARAVRDSAAALQIRPRRAPVVSKTALL; via the coding sequence ATGGAATACAAACTCCTTGCCCGAATCGATTCCCCCGAGGACCTGAAGGGACTCTCCATCGAGGAGCTCCCGCTCCTTTGCGGCGAGATTCGGGATTATCTCATCCGGACCATCCGCTCGGTGGGCGGGCACTTCGCCACCAACCTGGGCGTCGTGGAGCTCACCACGGCGCTCCACTACGTCTACAACACGCCCCGCGACCGCCTCGTCTGGGACGTGGGGCACCAGAGCTATCCGCACAAGATTCTCACGGGCCGCCGCGACCGCCTCCACACGATCCGCAGGCTCGGCGGGCTTTCGGGGTTCTGCAGTGCGAAGGAGAGCGAGTACGACGTCTTCGGCGCCGGCCACGCGAGCACGGCCATCGCCGCGGCGATGGGCATCGCGGCGGCGCGGGACCTGCAGAGAGAAAGCTACCGGGTGATCGCCGTGGTGGGCGACGGGGCGCTCACGGGGGGCCTCGCCTACGAGGGGCTCAACAACGCGGGCATCTCGGGCCGGAACATCACGGTGGTCCTCAACGACAACAAGATGTCCATCTCGCCCAACGTGGGCGCCATCAACCGCTACCTGACGCTGCTTACGACGAGCCCGACGTACACGAAGACCAAGGAGGAGATCCTCGCGCTCGTCAAGAAGATTCCCGCCGTGGGCGGAAGCGTGGAGCACCTCGCGCGCCGCCTCGACGAGCACTTCAAGACCCTGATCGTACCGGGCGGCCTCTTCGAGGCGCTCGGGTTCAAGTACTACGGCCCGATCGACGGCCACGACGTGGCGCTTCTCGCCAGGACGCTCCAGAACATCAGGGACGCGAAGGGCCCCGTGCTGCTCCACGTGCTCACGGTCAAGGGCAAGGGCGACAAGGAGGCCGAGGCGAAGCCGGTCGAATTCCACGGCATCTCCCCCATACCGCCCAAGGACGCTCCCGCGAAGCCCGAGGACCCGGCGAAGGCGTCGTGGAGCGAGGTCTTCGGAAGGTCGCTCGCCGCGTACGCAAGGGAACACCCCGACATCGTCGCCGTCACGGCCGCCATGCGCGAGGGCACGGGCCTCGATTTCTTCGACGCCGAGCATCCCGACAAATTTTTCGACGTGGGCATCGCCGAGGCCTACGCCGTGACCTTCGCGGGAGGGCTTGCGCGCGAGGGCATGCGCCCCGTGGTGGCCATCTACTCGACGTTCCTGCAGCGCGCCTACGACCAGGTCATCCACGACATCGCCCTCCAGGAGCTTCCCGTGGTCTTCTGCCTCGACCGCGCCGGCCTCGTCGGGGCCGACGGCCCCACGCACCACGGCGCGCTGGACCTCTCCTACCTGCGGCTCGTCCCGGGGATGACGATCGCCGTCCCCCGCGACGGCGACGAGCTTCACGACCTGCTGGAGACCGCCGTCCGCTGGACGGAGGGGCCGTTCGCGCTACGCTTCCCGCGCGGCTCCACGAGGGCCCCGGACTACGCGCGCCCGCGGCGGCGCATCCCCGTCGGCTCGTGGGAAGGGCTCCACGAGGGCGAGGACATCGTGCTCCTCGCCGTCGGCACCATGGTGGAGACGGCGCTCAAGGTGCGCGAGAAGCTGGCGGAGGAGGGCTTCTCCGCGGGGGTCGCGAACGCGCGCTTCGTGAAGCCGCTCGACGAGAAATTCCTCAACCGCGCCGCCGACCGCTGCCGCCTCGTCGTCACCCTCGAGGAGAACGCCCTAAAGGGCGGCTTCGGCGAGGCCGTCCTTCAGCATCTCAACGACCACCCCAGGCGGGACGGGGTGCACGTGGAGACCTTCGGCCTGCCCGACCGGTTCATCGAGCACGGCACGCGCGACGAGACCCTCGGGCTCGCCGGCCTCGCGCCCGAAGCGGTGGCGCGGGCGGTGCGCGACTCGGCCGCCGCGCTCCAGATCCGCCCCCGCCGCGCACCCGTGGTTTCCAAGACCGCGCTGCTATAG
- a CDS encoding tetratricopeptide repeat protein: MRMIRAPLGWSAVACALLLAPALPSRAQEPPVAPPAAADEEEAAAPEALRLIRGLLRDGLEEAALGQIRSFLENHPANPAAAEMRFHEGRILLARGEADDAAECLSLLLEQHPESPYAAEGAYLCAVAERLRGRPGEAERLFVRALGEENLPDKLRRAAGLRLAAVRRGLGRCEEALEALAPLEASAAVLLESARCRYALKDFKNARRDLTGALKPSAPGEAALEPEEEREARRMLGFIAFHEKRYKEARDILAPLVYGETDASGIFPQTESALAWTHYHLGDYGQAYDMVRRRSPALRLSEREEALLAARGALARGEDGAAREALTAVLESEPEDAEAHALLGEILRRAGDAEGAAEHLRRASRLLPVSEGAALLFDVGEIHYGEMRDFHAARRIFEALAATPGHGMRAPSMLYAARSALGEGDRAGALAWLAALVEEYPQNSSTAEEAYYLLTELYTALGQHENALGMTEIFLREFSDSPRGPAALLRKSDLEERLGASEEAASSYRFFLARYPEDRAAPRAHLLLARVLSAQGAWSEAVEVLKALRKKFPDSEESRQDAPHETGRALLETERAEEALAAFLEDAALNPPRGHYWAARAALAAEDAEQAVAYFEKAHEAAPHGDLGQEALREAAKIALSSGDEESSVALLRRLRKGDVLYARYAQTALERHFLGQGKVKEALEEIPEFMRGNPAVALDSGKILVRAKGRYEAGNINEARRDFEEILEKFPNSEAAAEAHFHLGEIAFAEGRMQASDAHNRSALEGRLPDAFRARAHYRLGASAFERKDFSQAARHFDEAEKTPAKALRGLRPTILYLAGVCYEQEHEPEEARRRYLGFAEALEDRAAMQDEQLRAALFLQREGYAQDSLALCEALLAVVETEDLRTEVQFYLAENYKTLGDLDRALLEYLKVTYLHPENAMWAVTARFEAGQIYEKQGKWDEAVKLYRRIAEAAPGSAQSEAARRRLEEITEHGAESPPELSSEEVD, translated from the coding sequence ATGCGAATGATCCGCGCGCCGCTCGGTTGGAGCGCCGTGGCATGCGCGCTCTTGCTCGCGCCGGCGCTTCCCTCGCGGGCGCAGGAACCCCCCGTTGCGCCCCCCGCCGCCGCGGACGAAGAAGAGGCGGCGGCGCCGGAGGCGCTGCGGCTCATACGCGGCCTTCTGCGCGACGGCCTGGAGGAGGCGGCGCTAGGGCAAATCCGCTCGTTTCTTGAAAACCATCCGGCGAATCCCGCCGCGGCGGAGATGCGCTTTCACGAGGGACGCATCCTCCTCGCACGCGGCGAGGCGGACGATGCGGCGGAGTGCTTGTCGCTCCTTCTCGAGCAACATCCCGAAAGCCCCTACGCGGCCGAGGGCGCCTACCTGTGCGCCGTGGCGGAGCGCCTGCGCGGGCGACCGGGGGAAGCCGAGCGGCTTTTCGTGCGGGCGCTCGGCGAGGAAAATCTTCCCGACAAGCTCCGGCGCGCGGCGGGCCTCCGTCTCGCCGCGGTCCGGCGCGGGCTGGGCCGCTGCGAGGAGGCGCTCGAAGCCCTCGCGCCGCTCGAAGCGAGCGCGGCGGTGCTCCTCGAGAGCGCGCGCTGCCGATACGCGCTCAAGGATTTTAAAAACGCGCGCCGGGACCTGACCGGGGCGCTCAAGCCTTCTGCCCCGGGCGAAGCGGCGCTTGAGCCCGAGGAGGAGCGCGAGGCGCGCCGTATGCTCGGCTTCATCGCGTTTCACGAGAAGCGTTACAAGGAGGCGCGCGATATCCTCGCTCCCCTCGTATATGGGGAGACGGACGCTTCCGGGATTTTTCCGCAGACGGAATCGGCACTCGCGTGGACGCACTACCATCTCGGCGACTACGGCCAGGCCTACGACATGGTGCGGCGCCGCAGCCCGGCGCTTCGCCTGAGCGAGCGCGAGGAGGCGCTCCTTGCGGCGCGGGGTGCTCTGGCCCGCGGCGAGGACGGGGCCGCGCGCGAAGCGCTCACCGCCGTGCTCGAATCGGAGCCCGAAGACGCGGAGGCGCATGCACTGCTTGGAGAAATTCTGCGCCGCGCGGGTGACGCCGAAGGCGCTGCGGAGCATCTTCGCCGCGCCTCGCGGCTCCTTCCCGTCTCGGAAGGGGCGGCGCTCCTGTTTGACGTCGGAGAAATCCACTACGGCGAGATGCGCGACTTTCACGCCGCGCGGCGCATCTTCGAGGCGCTCGCCGCAACCCCGGGCCACGGCATGCGGGCGCCATCCATGCTGTACGCGGCACGGAGCGCCCTCGGCGAGGGCGACCGCGCGGGCGCGCTCGCCTGGCTTGCGGCGCTCGTCGAGGAGTACCCGCAAAACTCTTCGACCGCCGAGGAGGCCTACTACCTCTTGACGGAGCTCTACACGGCTCTCGGCCAGCATGAGAACGCGCTCGGCATGACGGAAATTTTCTTGAGGGAATTTTCCGACTCGCCGCGCGGTCCGGCGGCGCTCCTTCGCAAGTCCGACCTCGAGGAAAGGCTCGGCGCCTCGGAGGAAGCCGCCTCCTCGTACCGCTTCTTCCTGGCCCGCTATCCGGAAGACCGCGCCGCGCCGCGCGCCCACCTGTTGCTCGCGCGCGTTCTCTCGGCGCAGGGAGCGTGGAGCGAGGCAGTCGAGGTTCTCAAGGCGCTGCGCAAAAAATTTCCCGACTCCGAGGAATCTCGACAAGACGCGCCGCACGAGACGGGGCGCGCGCTTCTGGAAACGGAGCGCGCGGAGGAAGCGCTTGCGGCCTTCCTCGAAGACGCGGCCTTGAATCCGCCGCGCGGCCATTATTGGGCCGCGAGGGCCGCCCTCGCCGCGGAAGACGCCGAGCAGGCCGTCGCCTACTTTGAAAAAGCGCACGAGGCCGCACCGCACGGCGACCTCGGCCAGGAGGCGCTCCGCGAGGCGGCGAAAATCGCACTTTCCTCCGGCGACGAGGAGAGCAGTGTCGCGCTCCTGCGCCGTCTCCGGAAAGGCGACGTCCTTTATGCGCGCTACGCGCAGACGGCCCTGGAGCGCCATTTCCTGGGGCAGGGAAAAGTCAAGGAGGCGCTCGAGGAAATTCCCGAGTTCATGCGCGGCAACCCCGCCGTGGCGCTCGACTCGGGAAAAATCCTCGTGCGTGCCAAGGGGCGCTACGAGGCGGGAAACATAAACGAGGCGCGCCGCGATTTCGAGGAAATTCTAGAAAAATTCCCTAACTCCGAAGCCGCCGCGGAAGCCCATTTCCACCTGGGCGAAATCGCCTTCGCGGAAGGCCGTATGCAGGCAAGCGACGCGCACAACCGGAGCGCCCTCGAGGGCCGTCTTCCCGACGCGTTTCGCGCGAGGGCGCACTATCGGCTCGGCGCCTCGGCATTCGAGCGCAAGGATTTCTCCCAGGCCGCGCGCCACTTCGACGAGGCCGAAAAAACTCCGGCGAAAGCGTTGCGCGGCCTGCGCCCGACGATTCTCTACCTGGCCGGCGTCTGCTACGAGCAGGAGCACGAGCCCGAGGAGGCGCGCCGCCGCTACCTCGGCTTCGCCGAGGCCCTCGAAGACAGGGCCGCCATGCAGGACGAGCAGCTCCGCGCGGCGCTGTTTCTTCAGCGCGAGGGCTACGCGCAGGACTCGCTCGCGCTCTGCGAGGCGCTTCTCGCTGTGGTCGAGACGGAGGACCTGCGCACCGAGGTGCAATTTTACCTGGCCGAAAACTACAAAACGCTGGGAGACCTCGACCGCGCGCTTCTGGAATACCTGAAAGTCACGTACCTTCACCCCGAAAACGCGATGTGGGCCGTGACGGCGCGCTTCGAGGCGGGGCAGATCTACGAAAAACAGGGCAAGTGGGACGAGGCCGTGAAGCTCTACCGGCGCATCGCCGAGGCCGCTCCAGGCTCGGCACAAAGCGAAGCGGCCCGCAGGCGCCTCGAGGAGATCACCGAGCACGGCGCGGAATCGCCGCCGGAGCTTTCGTCGGAAGAGGTGGACTAG
- a CDS encoding NAD-dependent deacylase, translating to MGTLKTHAEVSRVRELLQGAKGIFVLTGAGASAESGIPTFRGADGWWKKFRAEDLATPQAFSENPGLVWEWYDHRRRLVAEASPNDGHKALAKIEGSAERFLLATQNVDDLHERAGNRNVEHVHGSLWRVRCTSCSYAGELRDVPLPETPPRCKACRGLLRPDIVWFGETLNLAVVQRIDDFLQKLPTLDAALVVGTTAVFGYIQQWALMAKQSGAAVIEINPQETPLTQVVDVALRAKSAEVLPQIVDG from the coding sequence ATGGGCACGCTCAAAACGCACGCCGAGGTGTCCCGAGTGCGAGAGCTCCTTCAGGGCGCAAAGGGCATCTTTGTGCTGACGGGCGCCGGGGCTTCCGCCGAGAGCGGCATCCCCACGTTCCGCGGCGCGGACGGGTGGTGGAAGAAATTCCGCGCCGAGGATCTCGCCACGCCGCAGGCGTTCTCGGAAAACCCCGGGCTCGTGTGGGAATGGTACGACCATCGCCGCCGCCTGGTCGCCGAGGCCTCGCCGAACGACGGGCACAAGGCTTTGGCGAAAATCGAAGGAAGCGCCGAGCGGTTTCTTCTGGCCACGCAGAACGTGGACGACCTGCACGAGCGCGCGGGCAACCGCAACGTCGAGCACGTCCACGGCTCCCTCTGGCGCGTGCGGTGCACGAGCTGCTCCTACGCGGGCGAGCTCAGGGACGTTCCCCTGCCCGAGACGCCGCCCCGCTGCAAGGCGTGCCGGGGGCTGCTGCGTCCCGACATCGTCTGGTTCGGCGAAACCCTGAATCTGGCGGTCGTTCAGCGCATCGACGATTTTTTGCAGAAACTCCCGACGCTTGACGCGGCGCTGGTCGTGGGCACGACGGCCGTGTTCGGCTACATTCAGCAGTGGGCGCTCATGGCAAAGCAGAGCGGCGCGGCCGTAATCGAAATCAATCCCCAGGAAACGCCGTTAACGCAAGTGGTCGACGTAGCCCTGCGCGCAAAGTCGGCGGAAGTCCTGCCGCAGATTGTGGACGGGTAG
- a CDS encoding AAA family ATPase has product MTTYLPLEEIAQKFPFLYAPPSEAAEKDAPQTPYVLLERSLRFVTLMALAHSAVRRNIGLELSHSLDEHLGNLSGQACARLQSLMLAHDTGSLVEVFGLPLRNPVQVRLFVETYRALLTRMEHLDNTSRTEEAIRVLAEEYSEFLVRRFHARIVSIREEKHGLSAYDVVARERMDIEELLPVSTGRGLHLVDDLAASFTPIEPLFCMHRTSLLLYEGHGPDGVCYTNGRGDRLVRLERDELIAWAELCVRLGAYRQALALFHDAGKNLFPNKERTRLYRYARIAASGMEHFSEQDYGKAIEEFERALALDDSHPPLYYATAHAHRRGGDSAQAIATLRRLLARYPDKVQAEELLGDLFAERDSAEAIRFYEKVLAASLYQPGVARKRDDLKERLANKPGLPASAKAPGRAPVAKPREEAPSAKPSGAPAPAEGPSADELLVDMLAEAEGGRYRPIVGREGERAQAVEILCCRAKSNVLLVGEPGVGKTALVEDLALRLSRGEAPRALQGKRLYAFNSAAAIAGAKYRGQFEERILQVIRKLSDQPSILFVDDIHTLSSMGASKGGSLDLASLIKPSLLRGEFQAVAAAPYEDYRSRLEKDTTLARCFQVVRLDEPGREETLAILSFHKEPLENHHRVRLSEELFAETFKTIALCLKERAFPDKALDVFDRASVKAALRANGTAQRQPAVTPEDVHAAISDLSGVPFAKVASMRESRYRELETLLEERIIGQESAIRTVARALKTAKLNFSLKPQRPEGIFLFVGPTGVGKTELARAMAEVLYGETDRMIRIDMSEYMERISSSRLIGTAPGYVGYNDPNQLTDMVRRNPYSLILLDEIEKADAQVMNLFLQVFDAGRLTDGKGRIVHFNHTTIVMTGNIGTELYSEMRIGYDEVSGRGGHVSRSALTKRIKRSFAPEFLNRLDEIVQFDPLAPESIKRIAELKLRSVRERMAEEGKTLHLAPAVYERLVAEGYSPEFGARHLERVIRRLVLDPLADASLSTEWDEHRHIQVDEREGRTVIGYSEEPCSDEVLAEGREAVESTTSKEVPKD; this is encoded by the coding sequence ATGACGACTTACCTGCCGCTGGAGGAAATCGCGCAGAAGTTTCCTTTTCTCTACGCGCCCCCTTCGGAAGCGGCCGAAAAAGACGCACCTCAGACTCCCTACGTCCTTCTGGAGCGCAGCCTCCGCTTCGTGACCCTCATGGCTCTCGCGCACAGTGCGGTGCGGCGCAACATCGGCCTCGAGCTCTCTCACAGTCTTGACGAGCATTTGGGGAATCTTTCGGGCCAGGCGTGCGCGCGCCTTCAAAGCCTGATGCTGGCCCATGACACGGGCTCCCTCGTGGAAGTCTTCGGCCTGCCGCTTCGGAACCCGGTGCAGGTGCGCCTCTTCGTCGAAACCTATCGCGCGCTTCTCACGCGCATGGAGCATCTGGACAACACGTCCCGCACCGAGGAAGCCATACGAGTGCTGGCCGAAGAATACAGCGAGTTTCTCGTGCGGCGCTTCCACGCGCGCATCGTGTCCATTCGGGAGGAAAAACATGGGCTGTCCGCCTACGATGTCGTGGCCCGGGAAAGGATGGACATCGAGGAGCTTCTGCCCGTTTCGACGGGGCGGGGCCTGCATCTCGTGGATGACCTCGCGGCCTCCTTCACGCCGATCGAGCCACTGTTTTGCATGCACCGCACCTCTCTGCTTCTTTACGAAGGACACGGCCCCGACGGCGTTTGCTACACGAACGGCCGGGGGGATCGGCTCGTCCGCCTGGAGCGAGACGAGCTGATCGCGTGGGCGGAGCTGTGCGTGCGCCTGGGCGCGTACCGGCAGGCCCTCGCACTCTTCCACGACGCCGGAAAAAATCTTTTCCCCAACAAGGAGCGCACCCGTCTCTACCGCTACGCCCGCATAGCCGCGAGCGGCATGGAACATTTCTCGGAGCAGGACTACGGAAAGGCGATCGAGGAATTCGAGCGGGCGCTTGCCCTTGATGACTCCCATCCTCCGCTGTATTACGCCACCGCCCATGCCCACCGCCGGGGGGGCGACTCCGCGCAGGCCATCGCGACCCTGCGGCGCCTCCTCGCACGCTACCCCGACAAGGTGCAGGCTGAGGAACTCCTGGGCGACCTCTTTGCCGAGCGGGACAGCGCCGAGGCCATCCGGTTTTACGAAAAGGTTCTCGCCGCAAGCCTTTATCAACCGGGTGTGGCGCGCAAGCGGGACGATCTTAAGGAACGGCTGGCCAACAAGCCGGGTCTTCCGGCGAGCGCGAAAGCGCCGGGGCGTGCTCCCGTGGCCAAGCCGCGGGAGGAGGCGCCGTCGGCCAAGCCCTCCGGAGCGCCCGCTCCGGCCGAAGGGCCTTCCGCGGACGAGCTTCTGGTGGACATGCTGGCGGAGGCCGAGGGCGGCCGCTACCGTCCCATCGTAGGCCGCGAGGGCGAACGCGCCCAGGCGGTCGAGATTCTCTGCTGCCGGGCCAAGAGCAACGTTCTTCTCGTGGGCGAGCCGGGCGTTGGGAAGACGGCCCTCGTGGAAGACCTGGCGCTCCGGCTCTCGAGGGGAGAGGCGCCGCGCGCGCTTCAGGGAAAACGCCTCTATGCCTTCAACAGCGCCGCCGCCATCGCCGGCGCCAAGTATCGGGGCCAGTTCGAGGAACGCATCCTGCAGGTCATCCGAAAACTCTCGGACCAGCCGTCCATTCTGTTCGTGGACGACATCCACACGCTCTCGAGCATGGGGGCGTCGAAAGGGGGAAGCCTCGACCTGGCGAGCCTCATCAAGCCGTCGCTCCTGCGCGGGGAATTCCAGGCCGTCGCCGCGGCGCCGTACGAGGACTACCGCTCGCGCCTGGAGAAAGACACCACGCTGGCGCGCTGTTTTCAGGTCGTCCGGCTTGACGAGCCCGGCCGGGAGGAGACGCTCGCCATTCTGTCCTTCCACAAGGAACCGCTTGAAAACCACCACCGCGTGCGCTTGAGCGAGGAGCTTTTTGCGGAGACGTTCAAAACCATCGCGCTGTGCTTGAAGGAGCGCGCTTTTCCGGACAAGGCGCTCGACGTCTTCGACCGCGCCTCGGTCAAGGCCGCCCTGCGCGCGAACGGCACCGCGCAACGCCAGCCCGCCGTCACGCCCGAGGACGTCCACGCGGCCATTTCGGACCTCTCCGGCGTGCCGTTCGCCAAGGTGGCATCCATGCGGGAGTCGCGCTACCGCGAGCTGGAAACCCTCCTCGAGGAGCGCATCATCGGGCAGGAAAGCGCCATCCGCACCGTGGCGCGGGCTCTCAAAACGGCCAAGCTGAACTTCTCTCTCAAGCCCCAGCGGCCGGAGGGTATCTTCCTGTTCGTTGGGCCCACGGGCGTGGGGAAGACGGAGCTCGCGCGCGCCATGGCCGAGGTGCTCTACGGCGAAACGGACAGGATGATTCGAATCGACATGTCGGAATACATGGAGCGGATCTCGTCGTCGCGCCTCATCGGCACCGCTCCCGGCTACGTGGGCTACAACGACCCCAATCAGCTCACGGACATGGTGCGCCGCAATCCCTACTCGCTGATTCTGCTAGACGAGATTGAAAAGGCCGACGCGCAGGTGATGAACCTCTTTCTGCAGGTCTTCGACGCGGGACGCCTCACCGACGGCAAAGGCCGCATCGTCCACTTCAACCACACGACGATCGTCATGACCGGAAACATCGGCACGGAGCTCTACTCGGAAATGAGGATCGGCTACGACGAAGTCTCCGGCCGCGGGGGGCATGTTTCGCGCTCGGCCCTGACGAAGCGCATCAAGCGCTCCTTCGCCCCCGAGTTCCTGAACCGCCTCGACGAGATCGTCCAGTTCGACCCGCTCGCCCCTGAGAGCATCAAGCGCATCGCCGAACTCAAACTGCGCAGCGTCCGCGAGCGCATGGCCGAGGAAGGAAAGACCCTGCACCTTGCGCCCGCCGTCTACGAA